Proteins encoded within one genomic window of Hevea brasiliensis isolate MT/VB/25A 57/8 chromosome 8, ASM3005281v1, whole genome shotgun sequence:
- the LOC110661620 gene encoding probable LRR receptor-like serine/threonine-protein kinase At3g47570: MPNGNLNKWLHSDVADEQPSLSLLQRLSIAIDVGNGLDHLHHHCQKPIVHCDLKPSNILLDNDMVAHVGDFGLAKFLPHLMNPTQSSSIGVRGTIGYAAPEYGLGSEVSMNGDVYSYGILLLEMATGKEPTDDIFVEGFNLHNFARMALPNRVLEIVDPILLQEDEGGNNNEGPTQARNDCKVECLICMIKVG, translated from the exons ATGCCAAATGGGAATCTAAATAAGTGGTTGCATTCAGACGTAGCTGATGAACAACCAAGTCTAAGCCTTCTGCAGAGATTAAGCATTGCCATAGATGTTGGGAATGGGCTGGATCATCTTCATCACCATTGCCAAAAGCCAATTGTTCATTGCGATCTAAAGCCAAGCAATATTCTTCTTGATAATGATATGGTTGCTCATGTTGGAGATTTTGGGCTGGCAAAGTTTCTTCCTCACCTCATGAATCCAACTCAAAGTAGCTCAATTGGAGTTAGAGGAACAATTGGTTACGCAGCTCCAG AGTATGGATTAGGAAGTGAGGTATCCATGAATGGAGATGTTTATAGTTATGGAATCCTATTATTAGAGATGGCGACAGGAAAAGAACCCACTGACGATATTTTTGTAGAAGGTTTTAACCTTCACAACTTTGCTAGGATGGCATTGCCCAACCGAGTGCTGGAGATTGTAGACCCAATTCTTTTACAAGAAGATGAAGGAGGAAATAACAATGAAGGTCCAACACAAGCAAGAAATGACTGCAAAGTCGAATGCTTGATTTGCATGATCAAGGTCGGGTAG
- the LOC131181991 gene encoding probable LRR receptor-like serine/threonine-protein kinase At3g47570, with translation MGITYVAFGMHTFSSYGVERIPSYYWVLVGVAEGSWADEILKELRFPWMKGICNHYVLEDTIGQHISYYRGAWIIYEENRLLLDHIFTYTAELQGKLELQGKFALEYVNLSFNNFDGDVPTKGVFANASAISVAGNSMLCGGILELHLPRCPVEATKRSKLRLVKIAVVVISIVFGITILSTATYYRFRKKKREQSPTSLQIRSFQKISYEMILKATDGLSSANLIGVGSFGSVYEGTSVEDGAIFAVKVLDLQQRGASKSFMAECKVLRNVRHRNLVKIITSCSSVDFQGNDFKALVYEGF, from the exons ATGGGAATCACTTATGTTGCATTTGGAATGCATACATTCTCAAGTTATGGTGTTGAAAGGATACCCTCTTACTACTGGGTCCTGG TTGGAGTTGCAGAAGGGAGCTGGGCTGATGAGATATTGAAAGAATTAAGATTTCCCTGG ATGAAGGGTATTTGTAACCATTATGTTTTGGAAGATACAATTGGGCAGCACATTTCCTATTATAGAGGAGCTTGGATAATCTATGAGGAAAACAGATTGTTGTTGGATCATATAT TTACGTACACTGCAGAGCTCCAAGGAAAATTAGAGCTCCAAGGAAAATTTGCATTGGAATATGTCAATTTATCTTTCAATAATTTTGATGGTGATGTTCCCACCAAAGGAGTTTTTGCAAATGCTAGTGCAATATCAGTTGCAGGAAACAGTATGCTTTGTGGAGGTATACTAGAGCTACATTTGCCAAGATGCCCTGTTGAAGCAACAAAGAGGAGCAAACTGCGTCTTGTCAAAATAGCTGTGGTCGTCATTTCAATTGTTTTTGGCATTACTATACTGTCAACTGCCACGTATTATAGGTTCAGGAAGAAGAAAAGGGAGCAATCACCTACTTCCTTGCAAATAAGGTCATTTCAGaagatttcatatgaaatgattCTTAAGGCAACTGATGGGCTCTCTTCGGCAAATTTGATTGGTGTGGGAAGCTTTGGGTCTGTCTATGAAGGTACATCTGTGGAGGATGGAGCAATCTTTGCAGTGAAAGTACTCGACCTTCAACAACGAGGTGCTTCAAAGAGTTTTATGGCGGAGTGCAAAGTCTTGAGAAATGTACGTCATCGAAATCTTGTCAAGATAATAACGTCTTGCTCCAGTGTTGATTTCCAAGGAAATGATTTTAAGGCACTTGTTTATGAGGGCTTTTGA